AACCTCTCTTTCTACATAATATTCAATCATAGTATACCCTTTTTTAGTTCTATAATTTATGCTAAATTCCTTTTTTTATATATTAAAACAAAAAATATTATTTCTCGTCAACGAGAAATAATATTTTGTCGTAATTTTTATATTAATCATCTTTAAGTTTATTTATGAGTAGTTGTTTTGTATTTTAATTTTGTAGCTTTTCCGCCTCTTATATGTCTTTCTGCTTTATTCATATCCAGCACTGACTTTACCTTGCCTGCCATAAGAGGGTTTATTTTAGGAAGGCGTTCAGTTACATCTTTATGTACTGTGCTTTTACTTACACCAAAAATATTGGCAGTTTGTCGTACT
Above is a genomic segment from Gottschalkia purinilytica containing:
- the spoIIID gene encoding sporulation transcriptional regulator SpoIIID, which translates into the protein MKDYIEERALEIAKYIINEKATVRQTANIFGVSKSTVHKDVTERLPKINPLMAGKVKSVLDMNKAERHIRGGKATKLKYKTTTHK